One Aestuariirhabdus haliotis genomic window, CGCACCTTATTGAATGCTCTGAAGGAGGCCTGTTATGAACAGCATTTCCGGTACCAATCCCTACGTCGTTGCTCCGGGTACACCCAATAGCGCCGTTCGCCCGGAAGCAGGTCTCACTTATGAGGAATCCAATGCGCGACTTGATCAACTGGGTGATTCGATCAATCAGGCACAGGCTACCCGGGACTCGATCAATGAAACCCAACGAACTGCCTTTCTTGGTGTTAACCAGGCTCAGGCACAGCAAAATCAGATCGATATCTATACCAGCACCTACAGCGGCAACGAGAGCAGCAGCTCCAGCAATTCCTTAACCTACTCAGATATTCAGGATATTAGTCGCACCGTCGCCGTTAGCAACGGAGCACCGCCACCAGCGGTTGTTGAACAACAAATAGAGCAGCGGGTCAGCCAACAGCCTACCCCGGGTGAACTGCTACAGGGCAGAATTCAGGAAGCCTACGACCAACCGGTAACTATTCAACCCGTTGAGCAACAACGGGTCGATATCACCGTATAATCAGAACCCCCGGCCGCCCAGACTCGCCTACCAGGGAATCGGACTACCATCGTAATTAAAGAACCCTCCCGATTCTTTCAGGGTAGATGCTGCGATTACGTGCCTCATACCGGTAACCGACGTGTGGACATCGATCAGGCCATTGGGCCCACCCATATCAGTCCTGACCCACCCGGGATGCATCATCAATACCCTGATTCCTTGAGCCTTCAAGTCCAGCGACAAGCTTTTTCCCACTGCATTTAATGCAGCTTTGGTACTTCGATAGACATAGCTACCACCACTTCCGTTATCCGATATGCTGCCCATTTTACTGCTGAGTATTGCAATAGCCGGGTTCTCCCCACGATCGAGATTGACCAGTAAACGCTGCACCAGCATCAGGGGCGCTACCGTGTTAATGCGCAAGGTCTCCATCCAGGTATCCGCCGACACCTGCTGCAGATTACCCGGTGTCGGTCCATAAACGCCCGCATTTTGCACCAACAAATCCAGCGGCTGATCCCCCAACTGCGCAACCAACCGATCAATCGATTCATTACTGGATATATCCAATTCGAACACCTTGAGGTTCGGGCTCGTTGCGGCCAGGTCATCGAGTTCGGTACAGTTGGAAACATCCCGGCAGCTGGCATAGACCATCCAGCCGTCTGCCAGATACTGCCTGGTCATCTCCAACCCAAGTCCTCGGTTACACCCGGTAATCATTACGCTGGCCATAAGCTTTGTCTCCGTTTCTGAGTTAGCAAGATGATAAAGCCCCCCAAAACAAAACAGCCGGCGCAGAACTTCTGCACCGGCTGTTGGCATTTAATCTCTCATAAGGATTAAGAGCGCGGACGCAGGTGGGCGTGATAACGCTTTTCCAGCTGTTTAAACACAAACACGATGCTGAAAGTAATCGCCATATAGAATAGGCCCGCCGCGATAAAGGCTTCAAAGGGGCTGTAGTATTTTGAATTGATAATGCGCGCGGCACCCGTCAGATCGACAATGGTTACGATGCCGGCAATGGCACTGCCATGCAGCATAAAGACCACTTCATTACTGTAAGCTGGTAAGGCTCGGCGCAGGGCACTAGGCAGAATAATCCGTTTGATCTGCTGCCAACGACTCATACCATAGGCTTTAGCGGCTTCAATCTCACCCATAGGGGTATTGGCAATGGCACCGCGGAAAATCTCGGTGGTATAAGCCGCCGTGTTTAAGGTAAAAGCGAACAGGGCACACCAGTAAGCTTCCTTAAAAACCACCCACAAGAAGCTCTCTCGAATAAACTCAAACTGACCAAAGCCGTAATAGACCAGGAACACCTGTACCAACATGGGCGTGCCGCGGAAAAAATAGGTATAAAGCCAGATGGGCCCCCAAATCAGTGGGTTGCGATGGTTCCTCAAGATTGCCAACGGTATTGCCATAAACAGTCCGATCAGCAATGACATAAATACCAGCTGAATGGTTGTCCATGCACCTTGCAGATAGATATCGATGTTATCGATGATTATCGAGAAATCCATAATCAAGCCTCCCGACGCAGACTGGCACTGTAACGGCGTTCAAGCCATTGCAGGTAAGCCACGGAAATTGAGGTAAATATCAGGAAAATCACCGATACCGTCAGATAAAAAGTAAAAGGCTTCTGGGTTGAACCCGCTGCCAGCGAGGCGGTACGAACCATGTCATCGAGGCCAATAATGGAAACCAGCGCGGTGGTTTTCAGCAAAACCAGCCAGTTATTGCCAAAGCCTGGCAGTGCGTGGCGCATCATTTGTGGAAACAGAATACGACGAAAGACCTGAAAGCTGGTCATACCATAGGCTCTCCCGGCCTCAAGTTGCCCGTCGTCCACCGAGAGGATCGCGCCGCGGAAGGTTTCCGCCATATAGGCACCGAAGATAAAACCGATGGTCAATACACCCGCCACAAAGGGGTTAATATCGATGTAATCTTCGTAGCCCACCATATAGGCCAATTCATTTACCAATATCTGGCCGCCAAAAAAAATCAGCAACATCAACACCAGATCCGGGATACCACGAATCACAGTGGTGTAGACAATCGCAATACCCTGAGCAATTCGCGATTTGGACAGTCTCGCCAAAGCAGTTCCGATGCCAAGAATCATGCTGAGCACGAGCGACAACAGGGCAACTTCAATGGTGATCACCGCCCCATTGAGGATACTTTCGCCATAGCCATGAAGGTTCAGCATAGTGCGTTCTCGTAAGGTAAACGGAATAGAAAAAACAGAGAGGGGGCGGAGCACCGAATGTGCTCCGCCGGCGTTCTAAATCAATAGATTTCGAACTCGAAGTACTTCTTGCGGATCTTGTCGTAAGTACCGTCAGCACGGATCTTGGCAATTGCCGCGTTCAGTTGCTGGGTCAGGTCCTGATCCTTTTTACGTACCGCGATACCGATACCTTCACCTACCCACTTGGCGTCGGTAATGCTGTCGCCTGTCAGCTCGTAGGCATCACCACCTTCCTTGCTCAGGAAACCGTCAGTCAATACAAACACATCAGCCAGCAACAGATCGAGACGACCCGCTTTCATATCGAGGTAGGCTTCGTCTTGAGTACCGTAACGCTTGACGTTAGCCCCTTCAACGGCATTGGAAATATAGGTATCAGCAATCGTAGAACGCTGCACTCCGACGGTCTTGCCTTTCAGGTTAGCGAGATCGATGGCGGCACCCTTCTTGGCAGCGTAAGCCAGCGGCGAAGTGTAATACTTGTCAGTAAAATCTACCTTTTGCTTGCGCTCTTCGGTGATGGACATGGAAGCGATAATGGCATCGTACTTACGCGCCAGCAACGCAGGGATAATGCCGTCCCAGTCTTGCTTGACCATGGTACATTCCGCATTCATCGCGGCACACAGGGCATTCGCAATATCGATATCGAAACCGGTCACTGATCCATCGGGATTGGTCTGGCTGA contains:
- a CDS encoding ABC transporter permease, translated to MDFSIIIDNIDIYLQGAWTTIQLVFMSLLIGLFMAIPLAILRNHRNPLIWGPIWLYTYFFRGTPMLVQVFLVYYGFGQFEFIRESFLWVVFKEAYWCALFAFTLNTAAYTTEIFRGAIANTPMGEIEAAKAYGMSRWQQIKRIILPSALRRALPAYSNEVVFMLHGSAIAGIVTIVDLTGAARIINSKYYSPFEAFIAAGLFYMAITFSIVFVFKQLEKRYHAHLRPRS
- a CDS encoding ABC transporter substrate-binding protein produces the protein MLKRLFAIGATVVAMAATPAMAKEWDKVRIGVEGAYPPFSQTNPDGSVTGFDIDIANALCAAMNAECTMVKQDWDGIIPALLARKYDAIIASMSITEERKQKVDFTDKYYTSPLAYAAKKGAAIDLANLKGKTVGVQRSTIADTYISNAVEGANVKRYGTQDEAYLDMKAGRLDLLLADVFVLTDGFLSKEGGDAYELTGDSITDAKWVGEGIGIAVRKKDQDLTQQLNAAIAKIRADGTYDKIRKKYFEFEIY
- a CDS encoding ABC transporter permease; translated protein: MLNLHGYGESILNGAVITIEVALLSLVLSMILGIGTALARLSKSRIAQGIAIVYTTVIRGIPDLVLMLLIFFGGQILVNELAYMVGYEDYIDINPFVAGVLTIGFIFGAYMAETFRGAILSVDDGQLEAGRAYGMTSFQVFRRILFPQMMRHALPGFGNNWLVLLKTTALVSIIGLDDMVRTASLAAGSTQKPFTFYLTVSVIFLIFTSISVAYLQWLERRYSASLRREA
- a CDS encoding SDR family oxidoreductase, whose protein sequence is MASVMITGCNRGLGLEMTRQYLADGWMVYASCRDVSNCTELDDLAATSPNLKVFELDISSNESIDRLVAQLGDQPLDLLVQNAGVYGPTPGNLQQVSADTWMETLRINTVAPLMLVQRLLVNLDRGENPAIAILSSKMGSISDNGSGGSYVYRSTKAALNAVGKSLSLDLKAQGIRVLMMHPGWVRTDMGGPNGLIDVHTSVTGMRHVIAASTLKESGGFFNYDGSPIPW